The genomic interval GCTCCGGATTTCGGCGAGCAGTCCAGACTCGTCGAACGGCGCCGCGCAGGCAAGCGCCATCACATGCTGCGCGAGCACGTCGAGCGCGCCGGGGCGGAAGCGGTCGGCATCGCGCTCGCCCGCTTCGACCGCGTCGAGCGCCGCCTGCGCTTCGAGATATTCGAAGCGGTTGCCGGGCACGATCAGCGCCTTGCTCGGCTCGTCGAGCCGGTGGTTCGCGCGCCCGATGCGCTGGAGCAATCGCGACGACCCCTTGGGCGCGCCCATCTGGATCACGCAATCGACGTCGCCCCAGTCGAGCCCCAAGTCGAGGCTCGCGGTCGCGACGAGTGCGCGCAGCCGTCCCTCGGCCATCGCGGCCTCGGCGCGCTGGCGCGCTTCGCGGTCGAGACTGCCGTGGTGGATCGCGATCGGCAGGCTGAGGTCGTTGACCTTCCACAGCTCCTGAAAGATCAGCTCGGCGAGCCCGCGCGTGTTGCAGAAGATGATCGTCGTGCGGTTCCGGGCGATCACCTCCATCACCTGATGCACCGCCCAGCGCCCCGAATGCCCCGCCCAGGGCACCGCGCCTTCGGGCAGCAATATCTCGATGTCGGGCTCGGCGCCTGCTTCGCCCTCGACGAGGGTGACCGCGCCGGCGTCGGCTTCGGGGGCGAGCCAGCCGGCATATCGCACCGGATCGGCGATCGTCGCCGACAGCCCGACGCGGCGCAGCCCCGGCGCGATCGTCTGGAGCCGCGACAGCGCGAGACTGAGCAAATCGCCGCGCTTGCCCGGCGCAAAGGCGTGGATCTCGTCGATCACCACCGTCTTCAGATGCGCGAACATCGTGAAGCTGTCGGGATAGGAAAGCAGCAGCGACAGCGATTCGGGCGTCGTCAGCAGGATGTTCGGCGGGCGGCTGCGCTGGCGCGCCTTCTTGTCCGACGACGTGTCGCCGCTGCGGCTTTCGACGCTGATGTCGAGTCCCATCTCGGCGATCGGACCGAGGAGGTTGCGCTCGACGTCGGCCGCCAAGGCTTTCAGCGGCGAAACATAGAGGGTGTGGAGCCGGTCGGACGGATTTCGGGCGAGATCGACGAGGCTCGGCAGGAACCCCGCCAGCGTCTTGCCCGCCCCGGTTGCCGCAACGAGCAAGGCATGCTCGCCCCGCGCGCTCGCGCCGAGCATATCGGCCTGATGCCGCCGCAGCCGCCACCCGCGCGCGGCGAACCAGTCGGCGAAGGGGGCGGGGAGCTGCATCGCGAAAATGTGGCGCGGCGGGGGACGGGGGGCAAGCCCCTTGGCCCCTTCGTGCTATGAAGGCATGTCCGCTTTCGGACGATTGCGGACCTATGTTTCATCGTCACCCCGG from uncultured Sphingopyxis sp. carries:
- a CDS encoding ligase-associated DNA damage response DEXH box helicase gives rise to the protein MQLPAPFADWFAARGWRLRRHQADMLGASARGEHALLVAATGAGKTLAGFLPSLVDLARNPSDRLHTLYVSPLKALAADVERNLLGPIAEMGLDISVESRSGDTSSDKKARQRSRPPNILLTTPESLSLLLSYPDSFTMFAHLKTVVIDEIHAFAPGKRGDLLSLALSRLQTIAPGLRRVGLSATIADPVRYAGWLAPEADAGAVTLVEGEAGAEPDIEILLPEGAVPWAGHSGRWAVHQVMEVIARNRTTIIFCNTRGLAELIFQELWKVNDLSLPIAIHHGSLDREARQRAEAAMAEGRLRALVATASLDLGLDWGDVDCVIQMGAPKGSSRLLQRIGRANHRLDEPSKALIVPGNRFEYLEAQAALDAVEAGERDADRFRPGALDVLAQHVMALACAAPFDESGLLAEIRSATPYRWIDADIFARLLGFVRDGGYALKSYDRFRRLAPDGPGKWRIAHPRLAAQHRLNAGIIVEAPMADVRFKNGRRLGKVEEYFASTLTPGDTFAFAGLSLEVEAIRDTDLIVRATTRPARIPSYMGARLAISTRLADRVRTFLADPASWARFPEDVRFWLEMQALRSALPRPGELLVETFPHEGHHYLVCYPFEGWNAHQSLGMLITKRMERAGLQPLGFVASDYAIAIWSLRPVAYPQNLFDAEILSEEFVEWVEHSHLLKRAFREVAVIGGLIERQHPGKRKTGKQVTFSTDLIFDVLRKYEPDHLLLEAAWADARERLTDVARLSDLLDRAAGTMLHKTLDRISPLAIPVLVLIGRENVAASDLDDMLLGELADTLAEEAMRVDPQE